A stretch of DNA from Vidua chalybeata isolate OUT-0048 chromosome 3, bVidCha1 merged haplotype, whole genome shotgun sequence:
tttctcctctccttctgcTTCATAACATTGGTTGTTTTCTCATGGTTTTCACCTTGGTATCATCATTGCACTAAAGTCCTGAGTCAACTGGGGAGTTGTCTTGTTCAGGTCACTGAGAACACAAATATTATATTAAAGGGCACATGGGGAGGTAGTAGCAGGCCCTTTCCTCCTCAGTGAATCCATGCCAGCTCATAACTAGGGAGGTTTGTACCTGAACTGCATCCAGATCTCCTGGATTCCCTTCAACAAAATAGGCCCTACCTTTCCAAAATAGGTTCTGCTTGTTGATTTCAGATCAATCAGACAGCAACAAAATGAGCTGACCCTTTTGTTAGGTTTTCTCCTATTCTCACAGGTAACAAGCCACTTTTTTGTCTCTGCAGGTCCCTATCGGTACTGAGATCAGAGGGATGAACATCCTGGGACTGGTGCTGTTTGCTCTGGTTTTAGGAGTGGCACTGAAAAAGCTTGGCCAGGAGGGGGAAGATCTGATTCGCTTCTTTAACTCATTCAATGAGGCAACAATGGTCTTGGTTACCTGGATTATGTGGTAAGTGTGTGACTGCAGGTACATCTGCACTGCAGTGTTATGCCCAGATCAGCAAACTCACATTTCATCTCTCTGTTCTGCTGTTTCCTGTGAGATCCCTCATCACAGCAAAAGTGAATCTTGTGATGTCACACAATGGGGTCTTTTCTCCTTGCTTGTGCCCTGTAATGAGACAGTCACTCATAGCTTAAGGTATCAGGCTAGAGAACTTCAAAGGGTTGCCTATAAATCCTCTCCAGGACTCCTTTTTGATTATTTAGTGGAAAGAAAACTCAGTATTTCCTAaggctgatttctttttctcttgcctGTTAATGTGcaaatacattatttcactTAATTCCTTGGAGTCTGGAAAAGTTTATGGGCTGACTGGTGCTCTGATCAATCCCACAAAGCTTTTGAGGCCAAAAAAAGTCTGTAAGTTAGGAACTGGAGCATGCTAATCTTTCTCATTAGGCAAGAAACCAGCGTTGGAGGAGGCAGGCACCTCTAGAGAGTGGTTCAGGCCACCTAAGCTGGGGTAGGAGCAGCCCCCTGGCTGGGTTTTCCATCAGGTGGGATGAACCTGGGCCTCAGAGCAGTATCATGGCTGTCCTGGGTAGCTGTATGGAGTTGGGCTGCTCCTGTGAAACAGCAGTACTAATACCTCACATACAGagttaaaaatattcataaagaTAGCTAGCAAACAAACTAACAGTGGGACATTTCTCACTACCTTTCCAAAGCTGGTTGAAAAGCTGTAAATGTACCTAATGtattaaatgtgtatttaaatgtatttcttttttccttcattctgcatttttcattccTACTGTTTTTCTCTCCCTAAGAAGTAGGGTTTGAACAAAACACCTGATTTTACACAGGCAGATCTCTGTGTTAGTTGCTACCATAAGGGATTGAAAAATTCAGTCTCCAAGCAGCTTAAGCTTTTTGCTCTTGAATGTAATTCCTTGGACACTGAATACTGATAAGAGGCATTTCATGTATTCAGCTTATTACAGTGCTAGCACTTCAAGCCAATCAGTTGGTATGTAATCCTTTATTTTGTGGATTACAGAGACCACTGCTGACCATTAACAGTGAAGCCCTTActtgttctcttttcttccttaagGCTCTTGTGTAGTCCTGGTATTTATTCAAAATCTGTCAAGCTGCATGTGCTTCCCAAGGGATACTTTGGAATGGTGAAATCCTACTGGCAGCAAAGGCAGCTTGAGCTCGTATCTGGTCCCATTCAACAGCCACTCTCTTGTTTTAGCAGCACTTGGGTCTCAACTTTCAGTTCtttcctctccagcctccctcTTCAAGGGGAGGAATTCAGTGTTCAGAGCTTGTGAAGGACCAGGGCTCAGCTGGATCTGGCTAATCAGGATCCTCAGAAAGACAGTTCAGAGGCAGAACTGCAGAGGCTAAGTGGGGAATGTTCTACAGGCTCCCCTAGAAATTTGGCCAAGGGATAGAGGATGTTCACATGGATCTGGGACATAAGGAGATGTTCTCTGCATGGaacagaggagctgcagaacCACTGAGGGAGAGGCAGGCCAGGAAGAAGTGAGTGATCTGAGCAGCCTTAAGGCTTGCCCACCTGTCCACACCTTTGCATGCTTAACCAAACCTTCTGAAGTTTGTCCTGACTCCACAAATCAGCTTCTCTGAACATGGACATTGGATTCTTTATTCCCGAGATGTACAGGCAAATCTTTTGTAGTCACACATTTTCCTGGGggcaggattttggggagctgggtgattttttagtatttcttaaTCTTAGAAGAAAGGGATGAAGTGTGGACAGCATCAGCAGAGGTACTCACACAAACATCCCAGCAGAGCTAAGGAAGGAGCTGGCCCTGGGCCTGCAGTGATTCACACAGTTTGTttagagctgctgtgctgttggtGCAAGGACAGTTCAGGCTTTTCAGGGCTACTGGGACCAGAGGTGTGGCTGTGGCCTGCAGGTGGCCCTCCCCCTGGAGCAGATCCGAGTGCTCTTGACAAAGGAAACTTCAAACAAATGCTGATGTGGCGTGTTTCTAGATAAGAGTcatggatgtgtgtgtgtgcctggctGTTGGCTTGGGGGGGCTCTGGAAGCCTGATCATTTAACTTAGTCCTTTTTAGGCAAATAGCAGAGTTAATTGCTGCCTTTGGCACATGCATCAGCAGCCTTTAGCTGAGCTCTCTGGTAtgtgcacagctttttcttAACCTCCACGGAGTTGGCACCCAGTGTGTCTGTGATTTTAATGACCTGACTCTGTACTCGTGCTGGGAGTTTCTGCATGTCTGAGACCCAACTCTTTGACCCCTGTCTCTACTCCAGTGATGTGAtgctgctcccttccccttccttccctccccttccctcccctccccactgGTGTCTTGTCCTGGTGGCTCCTGGCAGCATTTCTGCTTCCCACTCACCTTCCCTTTGGCACTCTCCTTGCCCTGTCTCTGAGGGCATAAGTGAACAGACGTTTTAAAATTTGACTGCTTACCATCCACCAAACAAGAGTCTTAGAAAAGCCTTCTAAATTTGCCTGACCTGAGCCTCTGGTGAATAGGGAACTATCCTTCAATAGGTGCAGCAGATTGTTTAGGGGAATGTTATCTCCAGGACAGAAAATGCCATGTTTACCAAGGCTTTTTGTTTGTACTTAATGACAGCCAATATTTCATTTACACAGGTATGTACCTATTGGCATTATGTTCCTTGTTGGGAGCAAGATTGTGGAAATGGAAGATATTGTGCTTCTGGTGACCAGTCTGGGAAAATACATCTTTGCCTCTATCCTGGGCCACATCATCCACGGAGGAATCATTCTGCCACTTATTTATTTTGCAGCCACACGGCAAAATCCGTATCGTTTTCTCTTAGGACTTATCACACCACTTGCCACTGCCTTTGCCACTTGCTCCAGGTGGGTTTCTGTGCCACTTCTGGGACTGTAGCCTGGTTATGTTTGTCACCCTAAACTGGCTGTATCAGTTTTAGTTTAAGGTGTGAATGTTGTTCTTGAGATTGCAGAAAGAGTCTTCTGAGCATAGAGAGTCCCACTGCCACACAGCACATGCTGATTATCAGTTGTTGAAAAGAATTCCTCAAAATGTTGGGGCTGTTGAATGATGCTGAGTTGGAAAtagcttgggaaaaaaaaataaaattgtctttaaaTGATCCTGCCAGCTGTCCTTTCAATTTTAAGTGAAGTGAGTGTCAGTAGTGAGTGACTTTGTCCTCAGAAGTTTATTTTGTAAGTTTAGAAGGACCTGGAACAAATTTAAACTCGTAGGAGCAAAGCAGACTTGCTTGCTAGTGTAAAGGCATTTAGCATTTATTTCAAAGATCTGGCCTGATCAGCTTTTATTTGTCATAACCAAATAATTGAGTGTGTCATTTATGCTTTTCTCAAGTACAAACACCTGATCAAATGACATATTATATAAAATCATTTCAGGTCATCCCCAAAAGCATGTTGCATGTCTGTCAATAGAGCTGAAGTACTATTTATAAACTCCCTCCTTCTGCATAGTAAGAGAGGGTTTATGAATAAAACCATGTAATTTATAATGCAAGAAGTAAATCCAAGAGtgatgttttaattatttttctgttcatttgtgAAGATATtattatcatagaatcatagtggtttgggttggaaggaactttaaagatcatctagttccaacctccccTGCTATATTTCCATCTGTTACTGTATGTTTGTAGTTTGAGGCTTGCTCATTCTACAGCCATGTAATGCTGCATACTGTGTTAAGTCATGAGTTCTTGCTTGTGGGAGATTAAAGTCCTTATCAGCTATTTCTGGATGAAAGCAGATTATTAAATGCCTCTGCTCAAAACCCAGCAAGGAGGGTCCCTCATTGCCATCATGCCAGAGAGGAACTGTAAAATGGCATTGTTGCCTTGACAGTCCTGTCTGCAGCATGCTAGAAACATGAAAGCCATGACAGTGCTGGGGCATTCAGAGCACCCTGGTGCTCTGTGTTCCATTTCTTCCTGTTctgtttccagctctgccacgCTCCCGTCCATGATCAAGTGTATCGAGGAGAACAACGGAGTTGACAAGAGGATCAGCAGGTTCATCCTTCCCATTGGGGCCACTGTAAACATGGATGGAGCTGCTATTTTCCAGTGCATGGCAGCTGTGTTTATTGCTCAGCTGAATAATGTCGACCTCAACCCTGGGCAGATCTTCACAATTCTGTAAGTTACTTGCAACCACATTCTTCTGGCCCCCAGACACATTCAAGCTGTGGTCTCTCCGTTAATAGCTAACAGTTAGCATTCCACATCTCTGACCTAAAGCTTACAAACTGCTATGTAACATAATTATAGGGTGATTAAAGGATGGAGTCTTTAAACCTTTACAAGATTTGCCAGAATCTCGATTTAATAAAAGGTGGAACCTGGGAGGGGTAATTGAATTCTGAAACAGTCTTTGAGCTGTTTAAAGCTCTTTCTCACATGGAATTCCTCTCCTTCCTTAAGCATCTCACTCCTCCATCCTCCAGTCACCATAAGGCTGGGTAATTGAGGCATTCTGCATTGCCCAGAAAGCAGCCCCTTATTCCCCCTCTGGATGTCTTAGAAAATTCTCCTGCCAGCTCCTTGATTCCTTATGCATTTGTTTTCTACTAAAGACTCTGTTCCTGCTTATCTCTGTCCTTCCTACCATCACATTGCTGGCTTTCCTGGTCAGATCTCTTGTTGTTCCCCTCCTGACTGCTTTGCTCCATTATCCCCTCCACCACCCCAGTGCTACATTCTTCTCTAAGACTGGAATATCCTCCAATGTCCCATATCACATGAAGTGTCattatcttcatttttctcctcaaaatcCCTTAAATGAGGATGCTACAAGCAGTTCTGGCTCCTCACTGTGCCCATCCACCTCACAGCTGCATCAGCCACATGCCTCCTAGAGCTGTTTCCTGGCACTTTTTTACCCTTCCTGGccaggttttatttccttcttgaTTGTGTTTCCCAGTATGTTGTTTGTCTATTtaaggcagggctggggcactggggtttttttggtgtgtagCCAAATCAGCTCTTCTACTCTGAGGTACTCTCAGTGAATCAGGTGTGAAGACAGGTCTGAGGATGATGCAGTGATAGCCCAAGGAGAGCTCAGTTGCAGACATCTGCACACAAAAAGGTGTGTTGAGCACATGCACTGCAGGTTTCCAGCTCCTGATTTAGGGGCTGGGTTGGGATGCAAACGAGACACAGAGAAGGTGCTGTGCCCTGCATGGCAGAGTTTGCCTTTATACACGTGGGGTCAGGAGCTGTAAGTCCCTCAGCATACTGGAGCTGGGCATGTTAGTAAGGCAGCAGGATGGTGTTGTGTTGGTTGTTTCTGACCctgaaaaggcagcaggatgGAGTTGTGTTGGTTGTTTCTGACCctgaaaaggcagcaggatgGAGTTGTGTTGGTTGTTTCTGACCCTGAAAAGGCAGTGCTGGTGTTGAACCCAGAGCCATCCCCACGGTTTCTGCTGCGGATCCCTGCTGAGCCCCTGTCCTCTGTCCGTTCCTTTGCATCAGCAGGCAGGAAGGGGTTTGCCTGGGAAGCGAGCGCTCCCCGCGTCCCATGCTGGAGCGTTTGTTTACAGCTCCCATGGCAGGGAAGCACACGACAGagtgcagcagggcagagctgggagctcctCTCACCAGGCATGGCTGTTGATTTGCAGCGTGACGGCCACGGCGTCCAGCGTGGGAGCAGCCGGGGTCCCCGCCGGAGGCGTCCTCACCATCGCCATCATCCTGGAGGCCATCGGGCTGCCCACCAACGACCTGTCCCTCATACTGGCCGTGGACTGGATTGTGTGAGTACTGCAGGCCTCACCTACCTGCTGTTGGGAGGCACAGAAAcatggaattacagaatggctaaggctgggaaaaaaacgTTCAGGTTTTGTCAATGTAGCACCACCCACCATGCTCACCATTAAGCCGTGTcatggggactccaccacttccctagGCAGTCTGTTCAAATGATTCAAACTCTCCCCATGAAAAGATTTTcataatatctaatctaaacctcccctggtgcaatttgaggccatttcctctcattctgtcacttGTTAAATGGGAAAAGAGTGACATCCACCTCACTACAGCATCCCTGTAGCATGTTTAGCTGGAAACGGGGTCAAAGTCCAGAATAAAACCCAGTAGAAAATAATTCTTACATGATGCCTGCCTACAGGACAGGTAACTTGTGATGGGCAATGGAAAAGGTGGTGCCTTCCCATTTAAAGCAGTCAGTATGCTAAAATCCCTCTTCAAGCTTTTTTATTCAGCCTTTgtagaaatgtatttcttcttgGCTTCAGTTCCCATTAGAATGGTTGTTAAAAGTTCATTTAGAATGTGTTGATATTGCTGGAAATTAATTGGCCACTAGAAAGGCAGGGGAGGACAAAGGAAATTGAGTCTGAACATCACTTGTGGAAAACTTCCTTAGTCACACGTGGGAAGCAGTTTCCATCAGAAGCTCCTGTCAGCTATTGTTTGAACTTTTTTTATAGTTTCAAGACTGGTCAAAGCACCAACACAAGTGTCACAGAGGGGTGCTGTCCACTGGCAGGGGAGGGACACAGAGGGTTTGTGACACTTGTCACTGCCAAGGGCAGTGTCATGGCTGGAACACACTGCTGAGTGTCACAAGTTTAGTAGACAGTATTGATGGTGGTAACCTTTCCTTTCCATCTTCTGGGAAAGAAGTAAGAGTCAGTATGGGTCAAGTGATCTGAATCCTGCTCAGGTAAATTGTTTCCATTTGGTGGGTTATTGGGCAGTTCCTGGTTTGGACTGCACATAATGCCTCAGCATTGCTTTTTGGAAACACCAGCCTCTCTGTATAGATGGTGCATTCCCACAGCAGATGTGGAAATTTCAGAGACTGGGGAAGGTGGCAGCTGTATTaccttcccttcccacacaaCACGTGTCTGTGGAGCATATTCCTACAGCTTCCTTAGGGTCATCACACTCTTTCTTGCTGTAACCTCTTGGGGATCAGCCACCTCCAGAGGACAGGAGATACAGGCAAAGCCCTTTTTATCCTGCCTTCCTAAGGAAGTACAGTAGTGGCTGGGTGTTCCACTCCTGTACTTGCAAGTGCTTTGAGGCAACAGTGAAAAACTTGCCCTTCCTTTTCACTCTGGGCTGCTCTCAGCCTGTATTGTGCTGGTtgccttctttttaaaataggtAGTATCCCTCTGTGGTCAAGTGTTCTAGTTAAGGAGCTCAGCCTTCTGGTAACaaaagggggaaagagggaggaaggagtCCCATGTCTTGCTTTCATGCCAGCTGTTTAATTACCAGGGAGGACGACAATTACAAATTGAGCCTCTGTTAAAGTTAGGCTGCAGAATGACTAGCAAGTCTCAAAAGCTACATGAGAACACTGTTCATCTTTATGACCCATAAATCTCTTCCATTACACCCTGGCACACTAGTTTTGTATTGTAGCACCAAAAATTAAGGCAGGTGCTATGGGCAGCAAATGCAGAGAGCACAAGTCGTTCTGCCTGCTTTTGGAAGGATCCCTTAAGTAGGTGCTTGGATTAAGATACCAGTCACAGTAGTTAAAAAGAGAGCTAGGTGCTCTGAGTCACTTACTGGATAAGCACAAAGTAAGCTCCAGCTCTGAacatgcatttgaaaaatgctagcctggaaaaagggaagaggagggaggtgACCTGTGAAAAGCAGGATGCCTGAGAAACAGTAGTACCATTGCTGCAACCCACAGAGAGACCAGAACCAGCTGATAGTAACAGTTTGACTGACCTTAAACCTGCTCTGGTGCACATTTTTAGTTCTGAAATAGTAATGATACTTCTCTGGAAAACACATGTGATAACTACATCACCCTTGTCTAGTTCCCCTGATGTTAGTGATTCGGCAGGGGTGAATCAGCTCCCCTTATTGTGTTAAAACTCTCTTAAAACTAAAACCCTGCTGCTTTGGCTTTTGTTTCTGATCTCCACCAGGGACCGAACCACCACAGTTGTGAATGTGGAAGGGGATGCCCTGGGAGCAGGCATCCTTAATTACCTGAAtgaaaaagacaagaaagagagagagcaggagctAAAGGAAGTCACCGTAGAAGCAGTTGCTAACAGCAAGTCTGAAGCAGAAACGTCACCCTTGGTAACCCACAAAAACCCAGTGTCCAAcacaagcagcacagcagacCCTGAATCCAAGGAATCAGTATTGTGAACTCGAGGCCGCTCGCCGACACCAGTCCTAGAGGTGGCCCAGGGACTTGTCAACGCACCCAGACATTTGCAGTGCGACCAGGGGCTGGATGGCTCTTGGAAGTGCTCAGTTCCAGTCTGTTTTGAAATATGCTggcctggggaaggggagggaggtgggGTGGGCAGAGGAGGGCTGTTGACAAGGAGCACTCGCTTTATAATAGTGTTTTGATAGTTTATGCGTGTACATGTATGCGTGTTGCGCTGCACACTTGTGTACGTGGATGTGAGAACTGCCATGGAGGCTTCTGGTGTAACAAGACTTCCATTAGTGAAGGCTCAGATGGGTTGAAGATAGGGAGGTAGACAAACCCAGTATGTGCTTATTGTAGGGGAAaacttttgctgctgtttgaaTGGAGAAGCAGTCTAGAAACTCCAGAGTGGGTGAAAATGTTGcttaaatttgttttctagCCTGGAAACACCAACCATTACAGCCATGTTATGAAGCAACATTTTTCTCCCACTCCCCTTCCTCTCATGTTCTCCGATCCATTAAAAACATTGAATATCTCCTTAAAACTagctggtttttatttttaatttttttttggtttcatACCTAAATTAATAGCTTATAGGGACTTGTTTCATTCTCTCTCTACATTGCAGCTCATAGCAGCTTTCCTTGGTGAGTAACTCCCAAACTGTGGGACCAAACAGAGGAGATCTTTGTGCAGATCAAGGATTggtttcctcctttcttttaacCAAGCTGttaaggaaaaaatccagaggAAGAACAAATTTTGTTAAAGTAATCCCTTTGGGGCTGAAAAAATGTTGAGTCTTCCAGCATTAGTATGTCTGAAAGAGGCTTGCCTATGACAACATCCATAAATCCAGAAGTCAGTTCCCTTCATGAAAACACACATGATCTTCTGCTAGCACACCACGTCCTGTTCATGTTTATTTAATGGGTCAATCAAAACAACTTCAGTCATACTCTTTTTCAGCAAAGTTGAATAGGGGAGGAA
This window harbors:
- the SLC1A4 gene encoding neutral amino acid transporter A; this encodes MEAAAAAAAGEGKAGHGRNGHAEGPAAEERRGGGARLRGCRAFLRRNALVLLTVSGVVAGVALGAAVRGAALGPAQVSYLAFPGELLLRMLRMVILPLVVCSLVSGAASLDTRSLGRLGGIAVAYFLGTTLLASGLAVALGFIIRPGAGASALNTQLGLAGELPKSKETVDSFLDLIRNLFPANLVAAAFETYATDYQMLPRNTTSGNITWEKVPIGTEIRGMNILGLVLFALVLGVALKKLGQEGEDLIRFFNSFNEATMVLVTWIMWYVPIGIMFLVGSKIVEMEDIVLLVTSLGKYIFASILGHIIHGGIILPLIYFAATRQNPYRFLLGLITPLATAFATCSSSATLPSMIKCIEENNGVDKRISRFILPIGATVNMDGAAIFQCMAAVFIAQLNNVDLNPGQIFTILVTATASSVGAAGVPAGGVLTIAIILEAIGLPTNDLSLILAVDWIVDRTTTVVNVEGDALGAGILNYLNEKDKKEREQELKEVTVEAVANSKSEAETSPLVTHKNPVSNTSSTADPESKESVL